One part of the Amyelois transitella isolate CPQ chromosome 10, ilAmyTran1.1, whole genome shotgun sequence genome encodes these proteins:
- the LOC132902130 gene encoding uncharacterized protein LOC132902130, whose product MKAYVMATQLTTHLPTKTIKIPSNNWTHLRGLTLADPNFNEVGRIDLLLGVEVCSQILKNELIKGPLGSPCAQNTHLGWILFGAIQDTSSSEEIIVMHHQLDIDNMLKSFWEIEPDTKKKYTKEEERCERLFEETYSRQEEGRYVVKLPFKTDNPQCRNGNTREIAIRRLEQIERRFRKDKLLKEEYTKVFEEYKTLNHLEEVPENEKNNPAVYLPHHAVIKLDRDTSKVRIVFDASSKGSNHVSLNDELMVGPQIQEDMRSLVIRWRMKRVCFTADVQMMYRQILVTKEDADFQRILWRDSTGTIKDYRLLRITFGTACAPYLAVKTLQQIAKDEGKEHPVAAKTIHEDFYMDDLMSGSDTVPEALDTAMNIAEILKRGGMNLQKWTSNSSEFLKQIKPSNRSIKVKLDIKLDGMTKALGVSWNMGEDVFQYNFQLPHLEKVINKRTILAEIQRLFDPLGWLAPALLPAKILIQKLWLKGVGWDDDLDSETKEEWINIRNSYEHLKQIKLKRWMNTTQDNLNEVTVHGYCDASNKAYGAVAYLRARTDDGNFKISLIAARTRVAPVKPVSLPRLELCGAVLLSQLLKQISEATRIPKDQFFAWTDSTIVLAWLEGDPIRWQTFVRNRVITILDNIGNKWYHVRTDENPADLASRGLLLPDLQNNLLWWQGPNWLKNEELPVKKMNNLITELEIRRDILVNTKVQDNYIEDDKDNKEFLLTKFEDFDTLKELLKTITYCKRFLKYKSYGVKTLDVPITTEELESALDVCIRIVQKKDFEEEMVDLRKRGRVKRRSNLKSLHPFIDANNILRVGGRIRHANLNNSKKNPIILSAKNPLTLLLVADAHVKTLHGGIQLMLTFLRERYWIINAKRTVKSCIHRCLICAKQSAATRTQLMGDLPKERVTPARPFCNSGVDFAGPYQVLMSKGRGAKTSKSYISIFICMATKAIHLELVGDLTSEAFIGAFKRFVARRGKCTNLWSDQGRNFIGANKELALEWKEAKLEFEGEISEKLALDGTQWHFIPAHSPTFGGLWEAGVKSLKYHLKRILNTHLTFEELSTILCQVEACLNSRPLCPVDDTNPDSFEILTPGHFLIGEAPIVVPSRQKNFSSMSHLSRWRYTQKLLNEFWTRWQDEYLSRLQQRPKWLRKVDEFKIGQIVLIKTDGLPPGKWLLGRVTEKHPGTDGITRVYSVKSGDKIVKRPITKLCLLPIDNE is encoded by the coding sequence ATGAAAGCCTATGTTATGGCCACACAATTGACCACACACCTGCCAACAAAGACTATTAAGATACCATCAAACAATTGGACACATTTACGAGGACTCACCTTAGCTGATCCCAATTTTAATGAAGTAGGAAGAATCGACCTTCTTCTTGGTGTTGAAGTTTGTTCCCAAATTTTGAAGAATGAATTAATCAAAGGTCCCCTAGGTTCACCATGCGCTCAAAACACACACCTTGGTTGGATCTTATTTGGAGCAATACAAGACACATCTTCCTCTGAAGAAATAATTGTCATGCATCATCAGCTAGACATAGACAACATGCTGAAGAGCTTTTGGGAAATAGAGCCTGACACAAAGAAGAAATATACAAAGGAGGAAGAGAGATGTGAACGTCTATTTGAAGAAACATATAGTAGACAAGAAGAAGGGAGATACGTGGTAAAATTACCATTTAAGACTGATAATCCTCAATGTCGAAACGGAAACACTAGAGAGATAGCTATTAGAAGATTAGAACAAATAGAAAGAAGATTTAGGAAGGACAAATTATTGAAGGAAGAATACACAAAAGTATTTGaagaatataaaacattaaatcatCTAGAAGAAGTTCCGGAAAATGAAAAGAACAATCCAGCAGTATATCTTCCTCACCACGCAGTGATAAAACTAGATAGGGATACGTCTAAGGTCCGTATAGTGTTTGATGCATCATCAAAAGGTTCAAATCACGTATCTCTTAACGATGAACTGATGGTTGGACCACAAATACAGGAAGATATGAGATCGCTTGTTATAAGGTGGAGAATGAAACGAGTTTGTTTTACGGCAGATGTCCAAATGATGTATAGGCAAATTTTAGTAACAAAAGAAGACGCAGACTTTCAACGTATCCTCTGGCGAGACTCCACTGGAACAATAAAAGACTATCGCCTTTTAAGAATTACTTTCGGCACAGCTTGTGCTCCTTACTTGGCGGTGAAGACGCTCCAACAAATCGCAAAAGATGAAGGCAAGGAACATCCAGTGGCAGCAAAAACGATCCACGAAGACTTTTATATGGATGACCTGATGTCTGGATCAGATACTGTGCCTGAAGCTTTAGACACAGCGATGAATATAGCTGAAATTCTTAAAAGAGGAGGTATGAATCTACAAAAATGGACATCTAATAGCTCAGAATTTCTTAAACAGATTAAGCCGTCTAACAGaagtataaaagtaaaactagATATCAAGTTAGATGGGATGACTAAAGCACTTGGAGTTTCCTGGAATATGGGGGAAGACGTGTTTCAGTATAATTTTCAGTTGCCTCATTTAGAAAAagtcataaataaaagaactaTATTAGCAGAGATCCAACGCCTCTTCGATCCGCTCGGTTGGCTGGCCCCTGCATTGCTTCctgcaaaaatattaatacaaaagtTATGGTTAAAAGGAGTCGGCTGGGATGATGATCTCGATTCTGAAACAAAAGAGGAATGGattaatataagaaatagTTATGAACacctaaaacaaataaaattaaagagatGGATGAACACTACTCAAGACAATTTAAATGAGGTCACTGTGCATGGGTATTGCGATGCGTCTAATAAAGCTTATGGAGCAGTTGCTTACCTTAGAGCCCGAACTGATGATGGAAATTTTAAGATAAGCCTCATCGCTGCTCGAACAAGAGTTGCGCCAGTTAAGCCAGTATCTTTACCGAGGCTGGAATTGTGTGGTGCAGTTCTTTTATCTCAATTGCTGAAACAAATTAGTGAAGCTACTCGAATACCTAAAGATCAGTTTTTTGCATGGACTGACTCCACGATAGTTTTAGCATGGTTGGAAGGGGATCCGATTCGATGGCAAACTTTCGTCAGAAATAGAGTGATTACAATTTTAGACAACATTGGAAACAAATGGTATCATGTCCGAACTGATGAGAATCCCGCTGACCTGGCTTCTAGAGGTTTATTACTACCTGATTTACAAAACAATCTATTGTGGTGGCAGGGACCAAACTGGCTGAAGAATGAAGAGCTACCTGTGAAGAAAATGAACAACTTAATAACAGAATTAGAGATAAGAAGAGATATATTAGTAAATACTAAAGTACaagataattatatagaagatgataaagataataaagaatttttactTACCAAATTTGAAGATTTTGACACGTTGAAAGAActgttaaaaacaataacttaTTGCAAAAGatttctgaaatataaaagttaTGGAGTTAAAACTTTAGATGTACCTATAACAACGGAAGAGTTGGAAAGCGCACTCGATGTGTGCATAAGAATTGTACAGAAAAAGGATTTTGAAGAAGAAATGGTTGATCTAAGGAAAAGAGGCAGGGTTAAAAGGAGAAGCAATCTTAAATCCTTACATCCTTTCATTGACGCAAATAATATTCTCAGGGTGGGCGGTAGGATTCGCCATGCTAATTTGAATAACTCGAAGAAGAACCCTATAATATTAAGTGCAAAGAATCCTTTAACATTACTTCTTGTGGCAGATGCTCATGTAAAGACATTACACGGCGGAATTCAATTAATGTTGACATTTCTGAGGGAAAGGTACTGGATTATCAATGCTAAAAGAACAGTAAAATCCTGCATTCATCGATGTTTAATTTGTGCCAAACAGAGTGCTGCTACTAGAACACAACTCATGGGTGATCTACCGAAAGAACGTGTGACTCCAGCTAGACCCTTCTGTAATAGTGGCGTTGATTTTGCCGGTCCTTATCAGGTACTAATGTCAAAAGGTCGAGGTGCAAAAACCAGCAAGAGttacatttcaatttttatatgcaTGGCTACGAAAGCTATTCACCTAGAACTTGTAGGTGATTTAACATCAGAAGCCTTTATAGGAGCTTTTAAGAGATTTGTAGCAAGAAGAGGCAAATGTACCAACCTGTGGAGTGATCAGGGACGTAATTTCATCGGCGCCAACAAAGAATTAGCACTGGAATGGAAAGAAGCTAAATTAGAGTTTGAAGGAGAAATTTCAGAAAAACTTGCATTGGACGGCACTCAGTGGCACTTCATCCCGGCGCATAGTCCCACCTTTGGCGGACTTTGGGAAGCAGGCGTCAAGTCTCTGAAATATCACCTGAAAAGGATACTTAATACCCACCTGACTTTCGAAGAACTGAGTACAATTTTATGTCAGGTGGAGGCTTGTTTAAATTCGAGACCACTGTGCCCAGTTGATGATACAAATCCAGATAGTTTTGAAATTCTTACCCCTGGACATTTCTTGATTGGTGAGGCCCCTATAGTAGTACCGTCTCGCCAGAAAAATTTCTCTTCTATGAGTCATTTATCCAGATGGCGTTATACGCAGAAATTACTTAATGAGTTTTGGACCAGATGGCAAGATGAGTATTTGTCTCGACTTCAACAAAGACCCAAATGGTTAAGAAAGGTAGACGAGTTTAAAATCGGTCAAATAGTTCTCATCAAAACTGATGGGCTGCCTCCTGGTAAATGGCTACTTGGACGAGTAACGGAGAAACATCCCGGAACTGACGGTATAACCAGGGTTTACAGTGTTAAAAGCGGtgataaaattgtgaaaagaCCTATCACCAAGTTATGTCTTTTACCTATTGATAATGAATAA
- the LOC106136793 gene encoding solute carrier family 22 member 6, with the protein MALSLKDGKVLPFETALDQAGFGCYSYILTALAGLITVSFMWISTSVSIVIPASACELETNSGQQGLMAAAPVVGSVVGAVMWGYLADTRGRRKMLMLSLLLGATVNAIASISVNWIMLMILQFLATVMVAGQFAVSMTLLSESVPMAKRNVLVLLVTSIFMLSQGLMAAISIPIIPLTFSYHLPALGIYWNSWRTVMLVYSIPCLVCLLWLFFMKESPKYVLVQGDEDSAIRILNHIYRINRRGKDLGISGLIRPEGEETSISTKKQIKPLFQMPLVKPVLILTTLLIFQLNGPFLIWLPRIANQFTSILQSGDAADLTLCKIIDLSLNTPDDPDVVPCSLNETALMLVLIVGALQCGTNVFVSLVIDKVGRRNMVMIVTSVCGLSGILVNLMPNAIASGTFFVINLVGQITLGLYTAIAVSLVPTQLRAMAIALAITADRLCSFASIQILNFLLENHCEVGFYVYSAIFASSALIAALLPDDRIRKRKPEPLETNISISKL; encoded by the exons atggCATTGAGTTTAAAAGATGGTAAAGTTTTGCCGTTTGAAACCGCTCTGGACCAAGCTG GTTTCGGCTGCTACAGCTACATCCTCACAGCCCTGGCGGGTCTGATCACAGTCTCCTTCATGTGGATTTCCACCAGCGTCTCCATCGTCATCCCAGCGAGCGCCTGTGAGCTGGAAACCAACAGCGGTCAACAAGGGCTGATGGCTGCGGCGCCTGTTGTTG gatCAGTGGTCGGTGCTGTAATGTGGGGCTACCTGGCAGACACCCGTGGTCGGCGCAAGATGTTGATGCTGTCTCTCCTCCTGGGCGCCACGGTGAACGCCATCGCCAGCATTTCGGTCAACTGGATCATGTTGATGATCCTCCAATTCCTAGCCACTGTCAT GGTAGCGGGTCAGTTCGCAGTCTCCATGACCTTGCTGAGTGAGAGTGTCCCGATGGCCAAGAGGAACGTCTTGGTCTTACTAGTCACCAGTATCTTTATGTTGTCCCAAGGTCTAATGGCTG CAATATCTATTCCAATAATTCCACTAACATTTTCGTACCACCTCCCCGCTCTTGGGATTTATTGGAACTCCTGGCGGACGGTTATGCTGGTCTACTCCATTCCCTGCCTCGTGTGCCTCCTCTGGTTATTCTTCATGAAGGAAAGCCCCAAGTATGTGCTGGTACAGGGCGATGAAGACAGTGCAATCAGGATATTGAATCACATTTATAGGATCAATAGACGTGGGAAGGACCTTGGT ATATCAGGACTAATTCGACCAGAAGGCGAAGAAACCTCGATAtcaacaaagaaacaaataaagcCGCTGTTTCAAATGCCGCTTGTGAAGCCAGTGCTGATATTGACCACACTACTTATTTTCCAGCT AAACGGCCCATTCTTGATTTGGCTGCCAAGGATCGCGAACCAGTTCACCAGTATCCTGCAGTCTGGAGATGCTGCCGACCTCACTCTCTGCAAGATCATAGACCTCAGTCTTAATACTCCGGACGAT CCTGACGTCGTACCTTGCTCGCTCAACGAGACCGCTTTGATGCTGGTGCTAATCGTGGGAGCCCTGCAATGTGGTACCAACGTGTTTGTTAGTCTC GTAATAGACAAAGTGGGGCGTCGTAACATGGTGATGATAGTGACGTCCGTGTGCGGTCTCTCCGGGATCCTGGTGAACTTGATGCCCAACGCGATTGCCAGCGGCACCTTCTTCGTCATCAACCTGGTCGGTCAGATCACCCTGGGGTTGTACACGGCTATTGCTGTCTCGCTTGTACCAACACAACTCAG GGCCATGGCCATCGCTCTCGCGATCACCGCCGACCGTCTCTGCTCGTTCGCCAGCATTCAGATCCTCAACTTCTTGCTGGAGAACCATTGTGAAGTGGGATTCTACGTCTACTCAGCAATCTTCGCCT CTTCAGCTTTGATTGCAGCTCTACTTCCAGATGACAGAATTCGGAAACGGAAACCTGAACCGCTGGAAACGAATATCAGTATTTCTAAGTTGTGA
- the LOC106136792 gene encoding arabinose-proton symporter, with product MSAVGENDGEKVPFETAIDKTGFGLYNLLLTSLAGLVIISFACIVYGSTIIVPSSACELETTAAQQGLLASAPIIGTIIGAILWGYLADRKGRRSMLFVSLLSGAGVNAVASISVNWIMLLILQFIASLLSSGQYTISMTILSESVPMAKRNLVVLLVTSIFLLAQGIMAVLAIPIIPLTFSYSLSGLGITWNSWRTLMLVYCAPSVLCALWLFFMQESPKYTLAKGDEAETLRILNVIYKINNRHASEELQVKGIIAETKSDESSAKAQVVPLFKMPLLKYTLIMTTLSIFHQITAFGVWLPTIANQYVSLLETGEGTDLTICGIINTELDTVSDPDATPCALNVTALLIVLVVGALQSVFNLIVSVLVDRVGRRNTAMAITAFCGTCGILVNLVPNAMASLILFGLYLMAMMVLGLYTAISVALFPTNLRALAVSLTMTGGRVFSFASIQILNFLLINNCEVGFYVYASILASSAIVASFLPDDRLLRKQMQKKAIESPDSEDRVK from the exons ATGTCTGCTGTAGGTGAAAATGATGGTGAGAAGGTGCCTTTTGAAACAGCTATAGACAAAACAG GTTTCGGATTATACAACCTGCTTCTCACGAGTCTAGCTGGTCTGGTCATCATATCCTTCGCCTGCATTGTCTACGGCAGCACCATTATTGTGCCGTCCAGCGCTTGTGAGCTGGAAACCACGGCCGCCCAGCAGGGGTTACTGGCCTCGGCACCTATTATAG GAACTATAATCGGCGCCATCTTGTGGGGCTACCTCGCAGACAGGAAGGGCCGTCGCAGCATGCTTTTCGTGTCGTTGCTGAGCGGCGCAGGAGTGAATGCTGTGGCTAGTATCTCTGTCAACTGGATCATGTTATTGATATTGCAGTTCATCGCttctttatt GTCATCAGGCCAGTACACCATATCGATGACAATCCTAAGCGAGAGCGTGCCAATGGCTAAGAGGAACCTGGTCGTTTTGCTAGTCACCAGCATCTTCTTGCTTGCCCAGGGTATAATGGCAG TGCTGGCGATACCCATAATTCCACTGACCTTCTCATACTCGCTCTCTGGTTTGGGCATCACGTGGAACTCCTGGAGGACCCTGATGCTGGTCTACTGCGCGCCCAGTGTACTCTGTGCTTTATGGCTGTTCTTTATGCAG GAAAGCCCCAAATATACACTAGCTAAGGGTGATGAAGCGGAGACCCTCAGGATATTGAACGTTATATACAAGATAAACAACAGGCACGCCTCAGAAGAATTGCAG GTGAAGGGAATAATTGCTGAAACAAAGTCGGACGAGTCTTCAGCCAAGGCCCAGGTGGTACCTCTCTTCAAGATGCCCCTGCTGAAGTACACGCTTATCATGACCACTCTATCTATTTTCCACCA AATCACAGCATTTGGCGTGTGGTTGCCGACGATTGCGAACCAATATGTCAGTTTGCTGGAGACCGGGGAGGGCACCGACCTGACCATCTGTGGCATTATCAACACTGAATTGGATACTGTTTCAGAT CCTGACGCTACTCCGTGCGCGCTGAACGTCACCGCTTTGCTAATAGTATTGGTAGTAGGAGCTCTTCAGTCAGTCTTTAACTTGATAGTCAGCGTT TTAGTGGATCGGGTCGGTCGTAGGAACACAGCAATGGCGATCACAGCCTTCTGCGGAACCTGCGGGATCCTCGTCAACTTGGTGCCCAACGCTATGGCCAGCTTGATCCTGTTCGGACTGTACCTCATGGCCATGATGGTCTTGGGGTTGTACACAGCCATCAGCGTGGCTCTGTTCCCGACCAATTTAAG AGCGCTGGCAGTGTCCCTGACGATGACAGGCGGCAGAGTGTTCAGCTTCGCTTCCATCCAGATCCTCAACTTTCTGCTCATCAACAACTGCGAAGTCGGCTTCTACGTGTATGCCTCTATATTGGCAT CATCAGCAATAGTGGCGTCGTTCCTACCTGACGATCGACTGCTTCGGAAACAGATGCAGAAGAAAGCAATTGAGAGTCCAGATAGCGAAGATCGCGTGAAATGA